A section of the Salvelinus alpinus chromosome 36, SLU_Salpinus.1, whole genome shotgun sequence genome encodes:
- the LOC139565098 gene encoding major facilitator superfamily domain-containing protein 6-like — protein MKRNKQINIKGALVLSSIFHFLYSCARACILPFLTLYLRYLGLTPSMTGLLMSTKHLISLVWSPLASFLSKHYNKRRAVITGSLVCSAGAALVLLLISSTGVETLTSHCNISHLSVSPTEELSDYVRVVGSVMPTTHTTILSQSATHESSPTETTSYTVSSAVSMSKATTYTLQLQHSNNVTSQWSQVNVSVANHSIGGERNGLESHHGASNTSPTVRRVSRSAEKKKQREKDEARLEFLGNLKVMDVQHQLFFMLLIVVSIWELMAAPLEWTVDDGLYEYLDFVDASDRYSSTGVWGLLGAVCGVSGAGLLVSHLDCLIGSHTPRGAVHFYSYVSVTTLAVPVVAFLPLYLNKKRSRSTGLFKALQLVRGDLRALLCAATAFLMGLAGSAVDDFLLWQMQDHGSSELHMGLSLAVALLSRAAFPLLSGRVSKLLSPGRVLLVGTACLALQSLYYSFLWCPWAAIPVQVLSCFSSGALWWAVQVQCGDVATPGTERSVRRVYQALSLDLGAGLGSMAGGFVVHRFGVSVLFRGVAVMLLLWCLFLPLLQWKAPRQRRINYSRLLAADTSEVSESESEQETDWLEKVMEDDEQ, from the coding sequence ATGAAGAGGAACAAGCAGATCAACATTAAGGGTGCTCTAGTCCTCTCCAGCATCTTCCACTTCCTGTATTCTTGTGCCAGAGCCTGCATCCTCCCCTTCCTCACCCTGTACCTCAGATACCTGGGCCTCACTCCCTCCATGACGGGCCTTCTCATGAGCACCAAACATCTCATCTCCCTGGTCTGGAGCCCTCTGGCCAGCTTTCTGTCCAAACACTACAACAAGAGGAGGGCTGTGATTACAGGGTCTCTGGTCTGTTCAGCAGGGGCAGCCCTCGTCCTCCTGCTTATCTCATCCACAGGCGTCGAGACGCTGACCAGTCACTGCAACATCTCTCACCTCAGTGTGAGCCCCACTGAAGAGCTGAGTGACTATGTGCGTGTTGTTGGCAGTGTAATGCCTACCACCCACACTACCATTTTGTCCCAGTCAGCAACACATGAATCTTCACCTACGGAGACAACCAGTTACACTGTGTCTTCCGCTGTTTCAATGAGCAAAGCCACAACCTACACTCTCCAGCTGCAACATTCCAACAATGTGACTTCTCAATGGTCACAAGTGAATGTATCTGTGGCCAACCACAGTATAGGAGGGGAGAGAAATGGCTTAGAGTCCCACCACGGTGCCTCCAACACTTCGCCCACAGTGAGGAGGGTTAGCAGGTCAGCAGAAAAGAAGAAGCAGAGGGAGAAGGATGAGGCCCGCTTAGAGTTCCTGGGAAACCTCAAAGTTATGGACGTCCAGCACCAGCTCTTCTTCATGCTCCTCATCGTGGTGTCGATATGGGAGCTGATGGCCGCCCCTCTGGAATGGACCGTGGACGATGGGCTGTATGAGTATTTGGATTTTGTGGATGCCTCTGATCGCTATAGTAGCACAGGAGTGTGGGGGCTGCTTGGGGCAGTGTGTGGGGTGAGTGGTGCAGGACTGCTGGTGAGCCACCTGGACTGCCTCATTGGCTCACACACACCCAGGGGAGCTGTCCACTTCTACTCCTATGTATCTGTGACAACCCTGGCCGTGCCTGTGGTGGCCTTCCTGCCCCTCTACCTAAACAAGAAGCGTAGTCGCTCCACTGGGCTCTTCAAAGCTTTACAGCTGGTGCGAGGGGACCTCCGTGCCCTGCTGTGTGCTGCCACTGCCTTCCTAATGGGGCTGGCGGGGTCTGCGGTGGATGACTTCCTGCTGTGGCAGATGCAGGACCATGGGAGCAGCGAGCTGCACATGGGCCTCTCTTTAGCCGTAGCGTTGCTCTCCCGGGCCGCCTTCCCTCTGCTGAGTGGCCGGGTGTCGAAGCTCCTGAGCCCAGGCAGGGTGCTGCTGGTGGGGACGGCCTGCTTGGCCCTGCAGAGCCTCTACTACTCCTTCCTGTGGTGCCCATGGGCTGCAATACCTGTCCAGGTGCTGAGCTGCTTCAGCAGTGGCGCCCTCTGGTGGGCAGTGCAGGTGCAGTGCGGGGACGTGGCCACGCCGGGCACAGAGAGGAGCGTGAGGAGGGTCTACCAGGCCCTCTCTCTGGACCTGGGGGCAGGGCTGGGCAGCATGGCCGGGGGGTTTGTTGTCCACAGGTTTGGGGTATCTGTGCTATTCAGAGGGGTAGCGGTGATGCTGCTCCTGTGGTGCCTGTTTCTGCCCCTGCTCCAGTGGAAAGCCCCACGCCAACGCAGGATCAACTACTCCCGCCTCCTCGCTGCTGACACCAGTGAAGTGAGCGAATCCGAGTCGGAGCAGGAGACAGACTGGCTGGAGAAAGTCATGGAGGATGACGAGCAATAA